A single window of Corvus hawaiiensis isolate bCorHaw1 chromosome 22, bCorHaw1.pri.cur, whole genome shotgun sequence DNA harbors:
- the MXRA8 gene encoding matrix remodeling-associated protein 8 has protein sequence MEQLAKLLLWQILLQQSSVCSYSVPADASNPASVVVSVLNISAVLGSQAVLPCKSHRMVWTQDRLNDRQRVVHWDLLSSYYGDSRMERLCDMYSAGDQRVYSSYNQGRILMPENAFADGNFSLVIKGVAESDAGTYSCNLHHHYCHLYETVKIQLVIAKRGEEASEYWDGEKPVLVAPEGSTATLPCVNRNHIWTERHSEEEQQVVHWDRQPPGVPHDRADRLVDLYASGERRSYGPLFLRQKMNVTRSAFALGDFSLLISHLESADEGTYSCHLHHHYCGLHERRIYHLSVTEPARERKVVNLTTHSVAPAADPNVVRGHNVINVIIPESRMHFFQQLGYILATLLLFLVLLIIVVLITRKRRQRGYEYNVKKYGEKDVNLKEFTVDTTDLTPHKSEDVRLDYKNNILKEKAEQARSFPAKNIDLDKDFRKEYCK, from the exons ATGGAGCAACTTGCAAAACTCCTCCTGTGGCAGATTTTGCTTCAGCAAA GTTCTGTGTGCTCATATTCAG TCCCAGCTGATGCCTCCAACCCAGCCAGCGTGGTGGTGTCTGTGCTGAACATCAGCGCCGTGCTGGgctcccaggctgtgctgccctgcaaGAGCCACCGCATGGTGTGGACCCAGGACCGCCTGAACGACCGGCAGCGCGTGGTGCACTGGGACCTGCTCAGCTCCTACTACGGggacagcaggatggagaggcTCTGTGACATGTACTCAGCTGGGGACCAGCGAGTCTACAGCTCCTACAACCAGGGCAGGATCCTCATGCCCGAGAACGCGTTTGCAGATGGGAATTTCTCGCTGGTGATCAAAG GTGTTGCAGAGAGTGATGCAGGCACATATTCCTGTAATCTTCACCATCACTACTGCCACTTGTACGAAACTGTGAAAATCCAGCTGGTCATCGCCAAGAGAG GCGAGGAAGCCAGCGAGTACTGGGACGGCGAGAAGCCGGTGCTGGTGGCTCCGGAGGGCAGCACGGCGACGCTGCCCTGCGTCAACCGCAACCACATCTGGACGGAGCGGCACAgcgaggaggagcagcaggtggtGCACTGGGACCGGCAGCCCCCCGGCGTCCCCCACGACCGCGCCGACCGCCTGGTGGACCTGTACGCGTCCGGGGAGCGCCGCTCCTACGGGCCCCTGTTCCTGCGGCAGAAGATGAACGTCACCCGCAGCGCCTTCGCCCTCGGGGACTTCTCGCTGCTCATCTCCCACCTGGAGAGCGCCGATGAGGGCACCTACTCCTGCCACCTGCACCACCACTACTGCGGCCTGCACGAGCGCAGGATCTACCACTTGTCCGTGACGGAGCCGGCCAGGGAGAGGAAGGTGGTGAACCTCACCACGCACAGCGTGGCTCCGGCTGCAG aTCCAAACGTGGTCAGGGGCCACAATGTCATCAATGTCATCATCCCTGAGAGCAGGATGCactttttccagcagctgggctACATCCTGGCCACGCTGCTGCTCTTCCTCGTGCTCCTCATCATCGTGGTCCTCATCACCCGCAAGCGCCGGCAGAGAG GTTATGAATACAATGTGAAGAAATATGGAGA GAAGGATGTGAATCTTAAAGAATTTACAGTGGACACGACAGATCTGACCCCACACAAAAGTGAAGACGTCAGGCTGG